A part of Caldicellulosiruptor owensensis OL genomic DNA contains:
- a CDS encoding nucleoside deaminase has protein sequence MYIYNVMKTLIEYASHSNDIPVAAAVVKDGKIISIKRNDSKKAIYHAEILAIIDATSKLSTKDLRSCEMFVTKEPCPMCMSAIVLSKVKRLYFGARDFKMGAAESCFNLSQHPFLNHKVEVIGGICEDECRLLLKRFFEEKRR, from the coding sequence ATGTATATATATAATGTAATGAAAACTTTAATAGAGTATGCAAGCCATTCAAATGACATCCCAGTTGCTGCAGCTGTTGTAAAGGATGGAAAAATTATTAGTATTAAGAGAAATGACAGTAAAAAGGCTATTTACCACGCAGAGATTCTTGCCATAATTGATGCCACATCAAAGCTTTCTACAAAAGACCTGAGAAGTTGCGAGATGTTTGTGACAAAAGAGCCGTGTCCAATGTGTATGAGTGCAATAGTTTTAAGTAAAGTAAAGAGGCTTTACTTTGGTGCAAGGGATTTTAAGATGGGTGCTGCTGAGTCTTGCTTTAACCTTTCACAACATCCTTTTTTAAATCATAAGGTAGAAGTGATAGGAGGAATATGTGAAGATGAGTGCAGACTTCTTTTAAAAAGGTTCTTTGAAGAAAAGCGAAGATAA
- a CDS encoding ATP-binding protein, giving the protein MENKFLQLVFTSNLQLVKVVEKEILSFLTRETNISTDELLEFKLIVNELLINAVIHGNKGDSSKSVKVKVGIVDKKLSYIVVEDEGEGFDIGRVFKEYTPYDEKDEIEDLYEFGRGLMIVASLCEKVKQNQKGNKIVAVRRLKKEEDCYV; this is encoded by the coding sequence ATGGAGAACAAATTTTTACAGCTTGTGTTTACAAGTAATCTCCAGCTGGTCAAGGTAGTAGAAAAGGAAATATTATCGTTTTTAACAAGAGAAACTAACATATCAACAGATGAGCTTCTAGAGTTCAAACTCATAGTAAATGAACTTTTAATAAATGCTGTTATTCATGGCAATAAAGGGGACAGTTCAAAATCTGTAAAAGTAAAGGTTGGAATAGTAGACAAAAAACTCAGTTACATTGTTGTGGAGGACGAAGGAGAAGGGTTTGATATAGGAAGGGTGTTCAAAGAATACACTCCATATGATGAAAAGGACGAGATAGAAGATTTATATGAATTTGGTCGCGGACTTATGATAGTTGCTTCTCTGTGTGAAAAGGTCAAGCAGAACCAGAAAGGGAACAAAATCGTGGCTGTAAGAAGGCTCAAGAAAGAAGAAGATTGTTATGTTTAA